AATCAATTAATCCATAGAGAAGCAAAGAAGACCATATTAATAATTCTAAAATTGTGGGTGCGACAAGTGATAGAAAGTGAATAAGAAGGATAAAACAAGTAATGGGAGATGCATAAATTTGCAATTAGATGCTATGGTTAATTATGACAATTATACGATCAGTAACCATAACATGGGAATTCAATGTTTATGATGTtcaaaaattgtatttggtttgattttcttaacATGTGCTAAAGGCCTCCAGTTAGCAGGTATTCCAATCTCATCATTATTTTACTGCTGTTTTGGACGTTGTAGTAAAACATAGTTACAAGGAGCTCTCAAGTGGGCAGCTCGCAAAATCCTCAGGATGTCAAGCCAAGTTACTAGTACTTATTTGACGATGTTGTCATCAGCTAGGATTTTGTATTTAGCAATCAGAATCAGTTGTTCATTTCTATTTTGGCAATCAGACAGATATGACAAGCGAATCTCTATTCCATTTGTCTATTTTATCCCTATCttattattatctttttatttttttattacttgacataaaaatttaaataaaattaatatatatttatttttataaattacaattgcgaaaaagtatttttttatttttaataataattaatttttaatttgtataaattaaattaaataaaatccattaataataattattttacgtattttaataataataataataataataataataaataaataaataaacatctACATTTTTATCattcataattaatatatatatatatataataaaatttatttgtcTTATTATTACTGCTAATTAATATATAGTTTTTTaggaaaatatatttttaattctattttccagcctcatttatcattagtaaaaattaattaatatatattattaaataaaatttattaacgttattattaatttattaccaCTAAGTGATATGTaactttttagttttttttaattcttgtacaaatttaaataacattaatatatatctatatttattattaaaaataattttactaaattttaatagTAAAAAATTAAAAGCTTATATCAATTTAAAATCATtataaatcttaaaaaaaaaaagtatgtgCACAAATATTTACAATGCGtcttcttaaaatttaaaattttttatatttttaatattttttaaatttaaatattatattttattatttatcttattactaattttaaaaattaaaaatatttctaattatataataaaatcctaattttaTGTAGGgtgaatataaaattaaataatattttttttacaaaattagatatcaattatatttttttatgaaaagagagattaattatatgttaaaaaattattaatttattattttatataaaatacctatataaaacTGAAGTCATCACATCTTTCTTTTCGACATCATAATGTTTGGGAAATTATGTAAAATTATACCCAAAATCGGTAATTTGTaaagaaaatttatataaattaatgaaaaaaaatacaattttattattataattatttaaattattttaaaattactgaatgattttttttttaaatggccaTTAAACAATTATCATTTtgcaaaattaagaaattattttaTTGCTTCAAAAAAAAGGTcatcatattttattaatttaccaGTAGTTGATCATCTTGCATACAATCACCGTTTAACATAAATTGAGGCTTTTTCTCTCTCTAATTATTGGCAAAAACCTCAACAACGCCGACGAAGAAAAAACATCCGTAATGACATCCTCGTAGTCCATGTCTATCATTTTAATGAAGGTAATTGGTTCCATCTACAATTGTTACAAATGAAATCCGAGATTTCCACAAATAATGAAATCCCCGAAAAAAATTCCCAACTCAAACTTTTCTTTTGCTGCTGGGAtaacataataataaaattaaaaaaaaaaattaaatatgaacaATTAATTAGTGAGAAAATGTCCCACAGTTATCAATATCTATCTGTTATTTCTGCTCTCTTGGCTCCATTGTTCCTATTATCATCATCCCAACCATTCAAGGGGGATTCGCGTCTCAAGTTGTGAGGTTTGGTTGAAGCTGCCATTCCTGAAAAGGAATATATAGTGCCGTTAACTTTGATATCGTTCACAATATCTGATATTTATTCAGAATTAACTAGATCTGCATTGGCTGAATCTTCCATTGTGACAGCTTTGGAGTCGGTCGCAGAAGATGAATCTTTCTCCCAGTCAGAAATCTCCATTGGAACAACCGTATTAGAATCAGAATCAATTGCATTCATACGCTCTGAATCTTCAGCTGCAGCTTCAGAATTAAATGTAATTGTTGTATCCCTATCACAGTCCAAGATCTCCACTGTAACAGAGGGATGTAAAGACTTAAACTTATCGATATTCATATCCTCGGAGTCAACTCTTGAGGACAACTCATTTCCATTGGATGAAGCATCCATTGAAACAGCTGAACTTGATCCAACATCACATTCATTTACAAATTCTGAATTCCTTCCAGATGCTAGGGACCCACATGTGCTTGTGGCATTCACAGACTCCAGAACTGAGAAGCAATCAACTTTTTTACAGCCGCTTGATTCCACTTTTGTTGTTGGCTCCTGCTCTTTTGAAGGTTCCATGGTTCTAAGACATGATGATCTGACAGAAACCCTGCCCCACATCATGCAAAATAAAATCATGAGCAccattaaaagaaatttaaaataaaaaagctGACATGCATTTGAACAAGACCAAAATCACGTAAAACAATGATCAAACAGAAGCTAAAGATTTCTATCACTGTTTACTCAGTTTCTGTGCACAAGCAAAAATAGCAAGGACAAGGATTAAACTTTAAAGAGCCTGGTGGATTGAAGAAAACTAGAGATCTCACAATCATTGCTACACAGTCAAAACACTTTACTCCTGTACCTATTGACCATTGGCTCTAAAGTACCATGAACTCCAGAAATTGCTTGAGCCAAACCTAATAGCACAAAATCAATGTTCTATGCCATATTTTTTTTGGctccatttttttttaataagttgGAATAGTTGTGAATATTCATGCATCTAATTGACTAACTGCATAATTGTACCAAGCAACTATTTCGTAGATAAACAAAATTGATAGACATGCAAAACTCAAATATGCAATGGAGATTAAATGTTAATTAGCAGAGACGTATTAGCTGGATACCTGCTATATAAAAGCATATACGCTCCCTGAGAAAGAACTTCTTCCAATTCCTCTACACTTTGAACCTGATAAAAGTAACACCATAAGTTCGAGGAAACTGAGAAATCTGGTACATTATACATAAAACTCAGAATTGCACGAGTGTGTTCATGCTAAAGCCCATAACCCCCAACATACCCCTCATCTTTACTACATGAGCTGAAGCCCAACACCTCATCTCTTTCAACCATGGGACCCAATTTCATCCTAGCTACCTATAAGTTGAATATGAACCTAAGATGAATTAATCAGAGATAACCAGACATCCATCTTTTATATTCAGAAAGATCCTACTCCTGTCTAACTTAGTGTCAGATCAAAAGATTTGGTGCGGGCATTATATAAATGGAATCCCATATAAAACATTTTCACGCCATGAGGAGAAACACTAAAAATTAGGTTTCACCATTAACAATGATGACAAAAAGATTGTGGGGcggcaatttaaaaaaaaaaaaaaaaaaaaaaaaaaaaaagaagcagaaGATCTTTCTATGCTGGCTGCAAAATGACAAGCAAACAAATTTTATATTATGATTTTGGAAATATGAGAATATCAAAAAATGTACAAATGGACAGATGGGGTAGATACGCAAGAAAATGTGTGTGTACATATGAAGAGAGGAGTAGGTTGGTGGAGGGGTTGGGGAGTGTTTCTACCTTACAGTCATCAACTCTGTACCAGTTTCCACGGAAGTCCTTAATATAGCAGATATAATGACCAAAAAAAGATGCATTTAGCATATCCACATGGACAACAACAGCATAAAGTGTGTACACATCTGTACCATCTCCTTCACTCGTATAAGGGCTCAGATCTAATGTCTCGGGAAAAGTTACTCTTTTGTTGAGTTTTCCAAACCTCCCACTCTGTAAAGTTTTTGTCAACAAATAACATTAGAAGACATGTAAAATTTTAGCCTATCTTAAAACTAATGACACAGCAAAGCAATTAAGGCTcagaagggattttaaaaacttgaaACATCCATACAAGGAAGCTAAGACCTGAAATCTTTTTAAGGCAATTGTGAGAATATTTGGAGCCCGTTGAATGGTGAGACGCTTCCATGCCTTGACATAGTCATTGCACCTGCAAACAAGAGTAAATTGCCTCTAATAACATAATAAAATGGAGACGTAAAAAACGTAGAAATTCATTGCCAACTTGTaaaccattttattttatttgtaataatgtCAATGATAATTCTACTGGGTTTGACATATTATAGGGGATCAATATGAAAGACAAAAGAATTTTGTGCAAGACGTATTGAACTCAAAACTCTAACTCAATTAAACTTTCATCACAAACTAATAGGGACAAAGGGAGAGAAGAAAGAACTAGGGGTTGGCTAAACAAGTCATTTTCCTGCATTCCACCCATCTATCAATGAAAAGCTATAAAATCGAATACTTTCTCAAGTTCAACCCTCAGCATTTTGTCCACATGTCAACAAGGCACGACCAATAAGGATATCAAGGAGAAGTTGAAGTAGGATAGGTTATGCAAGTAACCTACTAATGCTTTTATAGTGGGCAAATCTCCAGAATTGATGAGATTTATGGTCAAGATTTAAATAAGGATACTAGCGTTAAGAGTTTGAATAAAACTGATTGAAGTGAAAATAGGAGAAACCGGTGACTGTTTTGAATCTGTGAACAGTAACCTTGGTACTGTGGCAGCAGAGAAAAAGAATGAGAAGAAGAGGAGAAAAGGAACCTAGGCATTGCAGCAGCAGAGAAACACTGAAATTTCCATTGCCAAAAACGAGAAAAACTAACATAAATAGGTATATACAGGATTTAATGATTACTAATCACATATGAGTTGGTAATCCCAGGCTAGGAAAATTACAAACCAACACTAAATGGGAATCAAACTTTCTAAAATAAGAAACAAAATTCCAAATGCCAAATGGGTAGGGGCTTAGTAGGAGGGTTCACAAATTGTCCAAATATTACATCTCTATCAATCCACATGCCCAATCATAACTGTaactaaataaaaatattaatttatgaaGAATTGACTGGAACAACCTCAACCATTGCCcttctttaaaaaaatatatatataccgtcaaacaaatctgaagtataatATCAACTGTCATCCCCGATCAAATCCCATTATCATTTGAAATTGTTGTAAAGCCATAGCACAATGGCTCaaataaaggattaattaaaaaaCATAAAAGGTTCCATCAGTTGCTTAAAAGAAAACATGATGAGAAGATCACAAAAGGCTTCCTCAAAAACTGAGGACATAAAGTGCAGTGCTCACACTATGCAATGAACAAAATGCCAAGAAGAAGCAACATTCAAAGTAAATGATTTAATGTTGTAAGACAAATAGTACAGCACAAGGAGACATACCCATCACATTTGTACATATTTTCTCCATGAAGCCACTCTTTCGCTGTGAACTGATCAAGACATTCCTCCAAGGATGCAGCATCCCCATGAATTTCAACATTTAAATCCATCATATTTTCAAACTGATTTGAAATCTTGTCACATTTTGTACATATCACCTGAGAAAGTTATCCAATAAAATCATAAAAGCTGTCAGAACCACTACTGAAACTAGAGATTGGATCGGCTTAGATACAAAGGTACAAGCACATGGAAAGCATAAATTTAGGCTGGACCACTGTCAAACATAGAGCTTGGACtagtttaatataaaaaatacaagTCAATCAAAACCATAATCACATGAAAAAATGCAAGTCAATCAAAACCATAATCACATGAATATGTCAAACCCACAACAAATTTTGAAATTACTTGCAAATAAAATCTTAGGCATGCTTGAATAATTCCAAGGGAAAAGTCCACTAACAATAAGAAAACATAGTCTCCATAAAATTGTTCAATTAGTATACCAAAAGAAAGGTTCAGGCAGCCCAATGATCTTCTCCATCACCTCAAAGTTGGTTTCCTAAAGTTACAATGTTACATTCTATGACAGACCTTTCAACCAATCAAGAGAGTTGGCATCTCCCCTCTGTTTAGTCTTTTACTTGCAAAATCTCTTTTATattcttcaattcatttcaacatAAACAGCAAAAGGTGGAAGAACGAGAGGAACAAATCATTACCAAACATTCATCATTTCTCCTTATATGTGAATTCTGCCAATGAAGCATGGGAAAAAAGTAAAGTCATTGTAATAAGGTGTCCACCCTCTCATCTCAAATCTTTTGGGGAACAGCTCAGTTTAGAAGTATATCAACTGTTCTTGTTTAATTGACAGAGAAAAACACAAAACGTTATGAATAATGGCATGCCATCATAATTCATAAAACTTCATTCTATGCACACAATAAAAAGAAATACTTCACAAGTAAGAACTTAATCGTCTGTTTTCAGCATCATAGGATGCATAACCTGAGATTGTAGGTGACCACCAAATACATGTTGAATAAAGGTTGTCTCTTGAGTTGCAGGATCGACAGCTTTTTCTCCACCAAATTCATCAAGGCATACTGATTGCATCATGTCAATGGCAAACCTAAAGCAAGACAAAAGAATAAAAACAATATTGGAATGTTGAACCTAAAACAGAAATAGGTAAACTGGATCCAAGGTGACTAGGTGAGTAATACTaacctcataaattcatgagCATCCTCTTGTCTTCCACAGCCTAGATTACCACCAATGTTGGGCAAGCGAGACAGAATACTCATAGGTGAAAAGGGTTGTGAACTTTTGCTTACTCTTTCAACATGCACTTGAAATTCACATAGAAAGCACCAATCATTGCGTCTACCTGAGAAGCAATTTTGAAATAGGAAAGTGAAGTATTTTCCAAATTCCTCCTGGA
The sequence above is a segment of the Hevea brasiliensis isolate MT/VB/25A 57/8 chromosome 11, ASM3005281v1, whole genome shotgun sequence genome. Coding sequences within it:
- the LOC110671714 gene encoding ubiquitin carboxyl-terminal hydrolase 18 — its product is MHVGGITVDLNWFLQFIFTLFIIALGLLHLVKNTASKYFEVDANFEGGGGGTTYQNSSVPSIHMEMEDSSCANCGNHGTKKCSRCKSVRYCSTKCQEAHWKSGHKSKCKDFVSLNSTPNSKSNFGLKASGVGGRTFSGIALVPATGPTKLVKKPRKVLFPYDIFIKLYKWDKVTFPPCGLLNCGNSCFANVVLQCLTFTRPLVGYLLEKDHQRECRRNDWCFLCEFQVHVERVSKSSQPFSPMSILSRLPNIGGNLGCGRQEDAHEFMRFAIDMMQSVCLDEFGGEKAVDPATQETTFIQHVFGGHLQSQVICTKCDKISNQFENMMDLNVEIHGDAASLEECLDQFTAKEWLHGENMYKCDGCNDYVKAWKRLTIQRAPNILTIALKRFQSGRFGKLNKRVTFPETLDLSPYTSEGDGTDVYTLYAVVVHVDMLNASFFGHYICYIKDFRGNWYRVDDCKVQSVEELEEVLSQGAYMLLYSRVSVRSSCLRTMEPSKEQEPTTKVESSGCKKVDCFSVLESVNATSTCGSLASGRNSEFVNECDVGSSSAVSMDASSNGNELSSRVDSEDMNIDKFKSLHPSVTVEILDCDRDTTITFNSEAAAEDSERMNAIDSDSNTVVPMEISDWEKDSSSATDSKAVTMEDSANADLVNSE